From Stenotrophomonas sp. SAU14A_NAIMI4_8:
CGACCACCCTGATCTGGGGGCCGGCCAGCCCGCTCACCCTGTCCGCCGGCCTGCTCGCGGCCATCCCCGTCTACGCGTTGTGGGCGCTGCCCACTGCCGGCTGGCTGCTGCTCTGCTCGGCCTGGGCCAAGAGCAAGCCGTTCCTGTGGGCAGTGATGCTGCCCCTGTTCGCCGGCATCATCGTCAGCACCACCAAGGTGATGCACCTGTTCGACATGAGCACCGGCTGGTTCTGGCAGCACATCGTCGGCCGCCTGCTGCTGGGCACCGTTCCAGGCGTGGATCTGCTGTATCGCCTTGGCGCCAGCGACGAACACAAGAGCCTGGATACGATCGTCTCGTTGATGAACCCTGCCCAGCAGTTGAAGTCGCTGGCGATGCCCGATCTATGGATCGGCGCGGCGTTCGGCGTGGCCTTCATCTTCATCGCCATCCGCCTGCGCAGGCGCGCTGGCGAAATCTGACGCTCCCCTCTACCACTACTGGAGGCACCCATATGCGTACCCTGCTTGCCTGCTCTGCGTTGTTGCTGTTGCCGCTGTCGGCGCTGGCTGCCGATGCCCCGAACTGCAAGCATTCGGCGCCACGCGCGCTGAAGCTGGAAACGGCCGGGGTGAAAGCGGTGGTGTTCGAAGTGAACCAGCATGACCTGAAGGTCGTCGCCCGCAGTGGTGGCGGCCAGCTGGAAGGACGCGCCTGCGCCTCCACTGCCGACTGGCTGGACCAGCTGGTGCTGGACCAGCAGCGGGTGGGCGACAAGCTGGTGGTCAGCCTGCGCCGCGACGGCCGCTCGGCGCTGTCGCTGGGCAACAGCTACGCCTGGCTGGACATCGGCGGCAGCGTGCCGGACAACCTGCCGCTGCAGTTCAAGATCGGCTCCGGCGATGGCAGCGTTGAGAACGCACAGTCGCTGAGCATGGACGTGGGCTCCGGCGATGGCCGTGCCCGCGGCACCCGCGGCAGCGTGCATGCCGCCGTCGGTTCGGGCGACCTGGACATCGACGGCGCCGGCTCGCTGGAGCTGCTGTCGCTGGGCTCGGGCGAAGTGAAGGCGCGCAACATCCGTGGCGATGCCCGCACCGGCACCGTCGGCTCGGGCGATCTGGACCTGTTCGACGTGGGCGGCAGCGTGCGTCTGGAAACCGTGGGCTCGGGCGATATCGATTTCCAGCGGGTCAAGGGCGATGTCGAGGTGGGCGTGGTCGGCTCCGGCGATGTGGAGATCAGCGAGGTGGGCGGCAACGTCCGCGTGCGCAGCCACGGCTCGGGCGACATCACCGTCAACGGCGCCCGCGGCAGCCTGACCGTGCAGCACAGCGGCAGTGGCGATGTGCGCCACCGCGATATCGGCGGCAGCGTCACCCTGCCGCGCGGCAAGTAATTCCACCTCATTCAACGGAAGGGAACTGTCATGAACCTGCTGCGCCTGCTGCCCGCTACCCTGCTGTGCCTGCCGCTGATGGCCTGCGGCGGCACGTCCCCATCGTCCACCACCGACAGCGCCGGCAAGACCGTGGCCGAGGCCAGCAGCACGGTGGGCAAGGAGATCAAGGACGCCACCGACAAGGCGCGCCGCGAGATCGCCCAGGGCAACATCAAGATTTCCGGCAAGGGCCAGGCCCGTGCCGAGATCACCCCGGACGGCCGCCTGCTGATCGGCGGCACCGAGTCGCCGACCAATGAAGCGCAGCGGCGCCAGCTGCAGGAATACCGCGGCCACATCGCCGGCATCGCCAGCGATGGCATGGACATCGGCATGGCCGGTGCGCGGCTGGGCGTTAATGCCGCCGGCGAAGCCCTGAAGGGCGTCTTCAGCGGTGACAGCGAGGGCATCGAAAAGCGCATCAACGACGAAGCGGCCAAGATCGAAGCCCAAGCCAAGCAGCTGTGCAACCGCCTGCCGGCGATGCTGGCCAGCCAGCAGGCGCTGGCACGCGACCTGCCGGCTTTCCAGCCCTACGCCACCATGGACCAGAGCGACGTGGACGACTGCGGCAAGGACGACGTAGTCGTGCGCGCGCCCTGAGACATTTCGTCGCACCCGGCCGGCAGCGCCCCCGCGTTGCCGGCCGCCGCGGCCGGGCGGGATTACACTAAGCACCCCGTTTGCCCCGATCGACCGCCATGAAGAAGCTGTTTCTGCTGCTGACCGCCCTGCTCTGCCTGGGCCTGGCCGGCTGCGACCAGGAGTACCGCAACCACCGCGCCGAACGCGGCAAGCCGAAGATTTCGGTCAGCCAGACCATGGTGACCGTGCGCCGCCAGCCCGCGCCGAACATCATCATCCTGGCCGACGGCACGATGAAGATGGACGAGATTCAGATTCCGCTGGACGACACCCAGCGGCAGATGCTGCAGACCATGTTCGGCAAGCTGCAGGTGCTGCGCCAGAACACCCTGGTGGCCGCCCCGGCCGACCCCGACATGCAGCCGGTGAAGATCCAGCCGCCGGACGGGCTGGAGGTCATCCCCGCCAACCTGGTGCAGACCATCCCCGAATTCAAGGATTACACCGACACCTTCGGCAACATCGTCGCCGACCGTCGCTGAAACGAAAAACGCCGCCCCAGGGCGGCGTTTCCCGTTTACGTACGCAACCGGACGATCAACCGCCGGCGCCACCACCACCGGCCTGGATGCCACCGGCGGTCAGCGCGGTCGGATCCAGCAGGCGGCGCAGCTCGGCCTCGGCCAGCCCGCTGTCTTCCAGCGCCACCTCCAGCACCGGGCGCTGTTCCTTGTAGGCGCGCTTGGCAATTGCCGCGGCCTTCTCATAGCCGATGATCGGGTTCAGCGCCGTCACCAGGATCGGGTTGCGGGCCAGCGCTTCGGCCACGCGGTCCTGGCGCACCTTCAGGCCGTCGATGGCACTGTCGGCCAGCAGGGTGGACACATTGGCCAGCAGGCCGATGCCATCGAGCAGGTTCACTGCGATCAGCGGCAGGGTCACGTTCAACTGGAAGTTGCCGGTCTGCCCGGCCACGGTGATCGCGGTGTGGTGGCCGATCACCTGCGCGCAGGCCATCACGGTCGCTTCGGGAATGACCGGATTCACCTTGCCCGGCATGATCGAGCTGCCCGGCTGCAGCGCCGGCAGTTCGATCTCGCCCAGGCCGGCCAACGGGCCGGCATTCATCCAGCGCAGATCGTTGGCGATCTTGATCAGGGCCACCGCCAGCGCATTGAGCTGACCGGACAGTTCCACCGCATCGTCCTGCGCGGCCAGCCCCTCGAACTTGTTGTCGGCGCTGTCGAACTTCGCCCCGGTCTGCTGCTTCAACGCCTTGGCCACCTGCGCGCCGAAGCGCGGATCGGCATTGATGCCGGTGCCGATGGCGGTACCGCCCAGCGGCAGGCGGCGCAGGCGCTTGAGGCTGTCGTCGATGCGCGCCTGGGCCGAGGCCAGCTGCGCCGACCACGCGCCGAACTCCTGCTCGAAGGTCAGCGGCATGGCATCCATCAGATGGGTGCGGCCGGTCTTGACCACCTTGCGCAGGCTGCGGCCCTTGCGATCGATCACCTTGCGCAGGTGCGCCAGCGCCGGCAGCAGGTGCTCCTGCGCGGCCAGCACGGCCGAAACCCGCAGCGCGGTGGGAATCACATCGTTGGAGCTCTGGCCCTGGTTGACGTGGTCATTGGGGTGCACGCTGGCCTTGCCGGCCTTGCCGCCGCGATTGGCCAGGGTGGCGATGACCTCGTTGGCGTTCATGTTCGAGGACGTGCCCGAACCGGTCTGGTAGACGTCGATCGGGAAATGCGCGTCCCAGTCACCACGGGCCACCTCGGCCGCGGCCGACTGGATGGCCTTCGCCACGCCCTTGGGCAGATGGCCCAGGTCGGCATTGACGCCGGCGGCGGCGCCCTTCACCAGGCCCAGGGCACGAATGAAGCCGCGCGGCATGCGCTGGCCCGACACCGGGAAGTTCTGCACCGCGCGCTGGGTCTGCGCGCCCCACAGGGCGTCGGCAGGTACCTGCAGTTCACCCATGCTGTCATGTTCAACACGGAACCCGGCGGTTCCACCCTTGCTTGCAGCTTTGCTCATTGCATCGACTCCGCACTACTTCTGTTGGGGAAAGGGAAGCGGCGGCTGGCAGGGTGTCGCTTCCCGGGCTGGCGGCTGCGGTAACGATACTCTCTTGTCCGAAGCATGGGATGACGAGGACGGGCCAGATCGTTCCGTCCGCAAGGCCGTTTACACGGGTAGCGCCGGGCCGTGCCCAGCGAGCGCGCAGCGCGGCCGCCATCGGCCGGGCATGGCCCGGCGCTACCGAGCATGCAAAGGCCCCGCGTCGTAGAATATGGCCCCCGCCGCCTGCCCCAGCCCTGCCGACATGTCCGATTCCGCCCTGCTCGCCCTGTCCCCGCTCGATGGCCGTTATGCCGGCAAGGTCGACGCCCTGCGTCCGATCTTCTCCGAATATGGCCTGATCAAGGCCCGTATCGTGGTCGAGGTGGAATGGCTGCTGGCGCTGGCCGCCGAGCCGGGCATCGTCGAGCTGGCGCCGTTCTCCGAGGGCGCCATCGCCCGCCTGCGCGCCCTGGCCGCTGGCTTCAGCCCGGCCCAGGCCGCGCGCGTGAAGGAAATCGAGCGCACCACCAACCACGACGTCAAGGCCGTCGAGTACTTCATCAAGGAACAGCTGAAGGACGACGCCGAACTGGCCCCGGCGCTGGAATTCGTGCATTTCGCCTGCACCAGCGAAGACATCAACAACCTCAGCTACGGCCTGATGCTGGAACAGGCCCGCCGCGAAGTGCTGCTGCCGACCCTGGACGGCATTGCCACCACGCTGCGCACCCTGGCCCACGCCCATGCCGGCCAGCCGATGTTGTCGCGCACCCATGGCCAGACCGCTTCGCCCACCACCCTGGGCAAGGAACTGGCCAACGTGGTCGCCCGCCTGGAGCGCCAGCGCCGGCAGATCGCCGCGGTGGAACTGACCGGCAAGATCAACGGTGCGGTGGGCAACTACAACGCGCACGTGGCCAGCTACCCGGACGTGGACTGGCCGGCGTTCGCCGAGCGCTTCGTCACCGGCCTGGGCCTGGTGTTCAACCCGTACACCACCCAGATCGAGCCGCACGACAACGTGGCCGAGATCGGCGATGCCGCGCGTCGCGCCAACATCATCCTGATCGACCTGGCCCGTGACATCTGGGGCTACATCTCGCTGGGCTACTTCAAGCAGCGCCTGAAGGAAGGCGAAGTGGGCTCGTCGACCATGCCGCACAAGGTCAACCCGATCGATTTCGAGAATGCCGAAGGCAACTTCGGCATTGCCAACGCGCTGTTCGAACACTTCAGCGCCAAGCTGCCGATCAGCCGCTGGCAGCGTGACCTGACCGATTCCACCGTGCTGCGCGCACTGGGCACCGCGTTCGGCCACAGCCAGGTGGCGCTGGATTCGCTGGCCAAGGGCCTGGGCAAGCTGGAAGTGAACCCGCAGCGCCTGGATGCCGATCTGGATGCGGCGTGGGAAGTGCTGGCCGAGGCCGTGCAGACGGTGATGCGCCGCCACGGCCTGCCCAACCCGTACGAGCAGCTGAAGGCGCTGACCCGTGGCCAGGGCATCACGGCCGAGTCGATGCGTACGTTCGTGCAGGGTCTGGAGCTGCCGGCCGATGCCAAGCAGCGCCTGCTGGAGATGACCCCGGGCAGCTACACCGGCCTGGCCGAGTCGCTGGCGAAGAAGATCTAAGGGTTTCCTTTGCGGCGGCGGCCGCGGGCGCTGCCTGCGGCAGGCAACTGCAACTGCAACTGCGATCCGGGCTCTGGGTTGCTGCGAGCTGGGTGGGGCGGGTTGGGTTCGCGGGACACGCCGTGAATCCATCCATGGAGGCTCGTAGGCGCCATCCATGGCGCCTGCGGTCCCGCGAACCCAACCCGCCCCACCCCTGACAGTTTCCCGGTGACGGATG
This genomic window contains:
- a CDS encoding DUF2807 domain-containing protein encodes the protein MRTLLACSALLLLPLSALAADAPNCKHSAPRALKLETAGVKAVVFEVNQHDLKVVARSGGGQLEGRACASTADWLDQLVLDQQRVGDKLVVSLRRDGRSALSLGNSYAWLDIGGSVPDNLPLQFKIGSGDGSVENAQSLSMDVGSGDGRARGTRGSVHAAVGSGDLDIDGAGSLELLSLGSGEVKARNIRGDARTGTVGSGDLDLFDVGGSVRLETVGSGDIDFQRVKGDVEVGVVGSGDVEISEVGGNVRVRSHGSGDITVNGARGSLTVQHSGSGDVRHRDIGGSVTLPRGK
- the purB gene encoding adenylosuccinate lyase yields the protein MSDSALLALSPLDGRYAGKVDALRPIFSEYGLIKARIVVEVEWLLALAAEPGIVELAPFSEGAIARLRALAAGFSPAQAARVKEIERTTNHDVKAVEYFIKEQLKDDAELAPALEFVHFACTSEDINNLSYGLMLEQARREVLLPTLDGIATTLRTLAHAHAGQPMLSRTHGQTASPTTLGKELANVVARLERQRRQIAAVELTGKINGAVGNYNAHVASYPDVDWPAFAERFVTGLGLVFNPYTTQIEPHDNVAEIGDAARRANIILIDLARDIWGYISLGYFKQRLKEGEVGSSTMPHKVNPIDFENAEGNFGIANALFEHFSAKLPISRWQRDLTDSTVLRALGTAFGHSQVALDSLAKGLGKLEVNPQRLDADLDAAWEVLAEAVQTVMRRHGLPNPYEQLKALTRGQGITAESMRTFVQGLELPADAKQRLLEMTPGSYTGLAESLAKKI
- a CDS encoding class II fumarate hydratase; the protein is MSKAASKGGTAGFRVEHDSMGELQVPADALWGAQTQRAVQNFPVSGQRMPRGFIRALGLVKGAAAGVNADLGHLPKGVAKAIQSAAAEVARGDWDAHFPIDVYQTGSGTSSNMNANEVIATLANRGGKAGKASVHPNDHVNQGQSSNDVIPTALRVSAVLAAQEHLLPALAHLRKVIDRKGRSLRKVVKTGRTHLMDAMPLTFEQEFGAWSAQLASAQARIDDSLKRLRRLPLGGTAIGTGINADPRFGAQVAKALKQQTGAKFDSADNKFEGLAAQDDAVELSGQLNALAVALIKIANDLRWMNAGPLAGLGEIELPALQPGSSIMPGKVNPVIPEATVMACAQVIGHHTAITVAGQTGNFQLNVTLPLIAVNLLDGIGLLANVSTLLADSAIDGLKVRQDRVAEALARNPILVTALNPIIGYEKAAAIAKRAYKEQRPVLEVALEDSGLAEAELRRLLDPTALTAGGIQAGGGGAGG